TGGTGTTGCAGAGTCGTCAAATAACGCTCTTGCGCAACACTGGATGGGGGTTTCTTTCGTTCATAGGGCCAATGTGGGTCTGTTTCCCCACGTGGGTCGCGCAGCGCCAGCAACGCGACAAATGAAGTGTGCCAAAATTGGTACGTCAATGCAAGTACACCTTTCCGGGGGCGTGACATTTGAATGGCCGGTTTTCGCAAGCCCAACTGGCCGCTTCGGGGCGGCAGCTGACATTCGCCTCTCAGTACTGCCCCGAACGGTGCGGCCGGCTGCATGCAGCCATCGGAGCTTCGGCTATGGCGATGGACATGCGCCAGGGGCCTCACGCTTCATGTTCCATAGAATCGGGATTGCCCGTCCGGTAGCCGCCGTGGTCTTCGTCTCTTGCACGAACGAAAGGGCGGCTGAAAACAAGGCGGCAGATTACCTTGACCCGCCGTTTCCACCTCCGTTCCCACCTCCGTTCCCACCTCCGTTCCCACCTCCGTTTCCACCTCCGTTTCCACCGCCGTTCCCACCGCCGTGACCGCCTGAACCTGCGCCCGAACCGCCTGCGCCGTGACCGCCTGCGCCTGAACCGCCCGCACCCGAACCGCCAGCACCCGAACCGCCTGCGCCCGAACCGCCCGCGCCCGAACCGCCTGCGCCCGAACCGCCTGCGCCTGAACCGCTAGCACCCGAACCGCCTGCGCCTGAACCGCCCGCGCCCGAACCGCCCGCACCCGAACCTCCTGCGCCTGAACCGCCCGCGCCTGAACCACCGGCACCCGAACCACCGGCACCCGAACCACCGGCACTCGAACCACCGGCACCCGAACCACCGGCACTCGAACCGCCAGCACCCGAACCGCCCGCACCCGAACCGCCCGCACCCGAACCGCCCGCACCCGAACCACCCGCGTTCGAACCGCTTCCGCCGTGACCGCTTACAGGCTGTCCTTCAGCCAACTGCGGTGAAGCAGAATTCGGAGAAGGTGCACCGCGCTGATCGAACGAAGCGGAAGACACAGGCGGCGCGAGCTCAGCACTGTCAATCGCAGTTCCCGGGTCAACCGGTGACGATGATCTCTCGACATCACCGGACGAAGACGCTTGTTGCGTTTGCAATGTGGGTCGAGTGATCTCGGGCGCATGCCGTGCGATTGCTCTCACGTGCGGCGCCGAATGGCGGCGATTCTGTGTGGCGGCGTGGGTTGCTGGACCAGGCCCTCGTGTAACCGACTGCGGCGCAGCAGAATCAGGAGTAGGTCCAGCGCGGTGATCGGACGGAGCGGAAGACACAGGCGGGGCGCGCTCAGCACTGGCAACCTCGGTTCCGCGAGCGGGAGGTGACGATGGCAGCACGACATGACCCGACCAGGACGTGTGCTGCGCTGGCGACGTGGGTCCGATGTTCCCGAGCGTCTGATCATGGTCGAACAGATCGCCATACGAGACGATACCCATGACACCGACAGCCAATGCGCTTGCCGACGCAACCCAAAGCGCAAGGCGTTTGCCTCGCGCAGGCGGTGCGGCCTTGATGACTGAAGCCGGGCTACCTGCACGCGAATGCGCAAGCTCAGCCGTTCTGAACATGACAACACGCTTCGGATCGTTTCGTCTGATCCTTCCATTCATTACGTTCATGTGCCCTCCCTTCGCGGAGTGCTCATCGAAACGAGCTGCGGGACCGTTCTGCGCGCTCGACCCCTGGTTCCGCCACGGCAATGGGAGCGGTGTACCAGATTTTCTATCGTAAGCCTTTGAGCTATGAAAACGCTCGCCATCTTCCTGGCCGATCCGGACGGATGGCGGGAGTCACCATGCGGCGTGCTTTTCCACGACGACTCAATAGTTGGCGACGACACGATGCTGGTGAAGCATTCGCTGTGCCCGTTAGGCCGAACCCCAAATTGAACTGTGAGATCGTGGACATGGCATCGCCATGGATCACAATCCAACAGACGCTTGGCAGCATTTGATGAGGTACGCAGCGTGAGTCCGCTTCAGGGTTTGCAACCGGATAACAACGACCTTTGCGTGATGTAGCAAACGCTAGAACGTGCTGCTAAATCACCCCGGCTTCTTCACATGAATGGTGTTTGGTCGGCAGACTTTTTTCAATTGCGGCTCGCGACAGCAAGTCTCGCTGCCAATCCGGCGAAAACTGACGCAAGCAGATATTGAGGGATCCGCGACTGACGGCGTCGGCGAGCCCACCGCCGGCTAAGTTGACTTGCTGAAAGTATGACGACACCGTTGACGACCAGTCCGATGAAGTTAAGCACCGTCGCGAGCGTCAAGATCTGAACGGCCACCGCTCCATCTTGCGGACGCACAAATTGCGGGAACAGTGCAAGGACGAACAACGCCATCTTCGGATTGAGCAGATTGGTTAGCAGGCCCTGCCTGAAAATCTTTCGAACAGGAAAACGGGCTTCGCTTCCTGCCGGTGTAGTCGGGATTGGGGACGCGCGAAAGGTCTTCCACAAGGATCTGTATCACCGGGAAACCGTCGGGTACGGACAGTGCGTTGACGTACTCGCTGTCCGCCGGCCCCAGGACGGATAAGACGGGTTCGAGGCCGACGACCCCACCCGATCAGAAGAACTGCCGTAACCGCAAAATCCCCGTCTGCGAAACAAACCGCGGTGCTGCCTGCACCTCATACCGCGCCGACACCGTCAGATTGTTTGAGCGCAGCAGCGTCACCCCCAGCGACACGTCGGCCAGATCCGCCACCGGGGTCGGCCCCACCGTCGTGAACGCCGTCTGTCCAGTCGTATCGGCCGCGAAGCTGGCTGCGGCTGTCACCCGCGCTCGGTCGTACTCGTGAATCCATTGCGCCTGGATATCCGGCACGATCTCGCCGTACGAGGTCGCGAAGCCACGCTCGAGCCTGAAGCCCAAACCACTCCTGACCGACGACGTGTTCGCCGTCCCCACCGACAGCGCCGCGCCATTGCCGCCGCTTTCCGTATAGCTGCCCTGATGCAGGAAGCTATACGCCAGGCTGGCCAGCGGCGTGAGCGTCATACCTCGCAACGCGAGAGGGTAACCCGCCTCCGCGCGCACCACGTACTGTTCGCCGTCGAAGCGGCCACTGGCCACGCCCGAGAAGCCCGTGAAGTCGACTACGCGCGTCGTGTCGTAGCGCTGTAGCACTGCACCCGCCGACAGGTTCACGTACCACGGTTCATGCGTGTAGCTCGCATAGCCGATCAGGCCGTACGCGTTCACGCGTGTGGAGTCGCCTGCCGTATCGCCCGATTGATCGATGAGCGTGTTGCTGTAGGCGAACACGCCCCCCGCACGCCAACGCTCACTGAGCGCCTTGTCCACGCCGAGCAGCAGGCCGCCGTAGTTGGCGCTGTAGCCGTCAACGCCATCCTGTGCGCCCTGGCTCGCATGGCCGCCGAATACCTGGCCCCACGCGCTCCATTGTGGCGCGGCCTCGCCCGTGGCGACGCCCGTTTCGCCGCCGCCCGATTGCGCAAGCCGCAGGCTGTTCGTATGCGCGGCCACGATACGCAGCACATCGAAGGTGGAGGCTGATGCCGCCTGGCTGGTCGAGGCGGGTTTGACCGGACTGAGCTGCTGGCCGACGCGGTTTGCGCTCGCGCCCGAGTCCTGGCTCAGCGCTGCGAGTGTGGCGTTGTACAGGTTCAGCAACTGCGGTTGCGTGACGCCGGTGTAGCTGAGCAGGCCGTGCAGGGAGGCGGCCGCGTTCGGTGCGGTTGCAAGCGACGCCTCCGTCAGTGGTGAAGGGGCCGACGAACCCGGGTTCGTCGTACCGGTACCTGACGAGCCCGTCGAAGAACCCGGGTTCGTCGAGCCGGTGCCTGACGAGCCCGACGACGAATTCTGCTGCGCGCTATCGATAGTCACCACCAGGTCGGTATGGCCGCTCGCGGCCACCGTGCTGCCCGTCACCGTGGCGGTGTAGCCCGTAATCGAATACTTGAGCGCGCCGGCGTTATAGGTGCCCGTGCCCGTGGCATCCACCACCACAAAGCGCTGGCCCGCCGCGAAGCCGTACCCTCCGCCGGTGCCCTGGAGCGTCACGGACGAACCCGAGGCAATCGTCGCGTTGCCTTGGACCACCAGCCGCCCATAGCCCGTGTCGGTAGGATTGCCAGTGGCGCTCGCCCCGGAGGACACCCCGATCAGGAGCGTGGCTGCCTGCCCCTGGCTGTAGTTGCCCGTGATCGTCATCGGCGCGTTCACCGCCAGCGTCGCGCCCACGTTGCTGACCGTGTTCGAGCCGACATTGATCGCATCGTTGAGAAGCACGTTGCCCGAGCCGAACACCACGTTCGAGGCTGTGTTGGTAATCGTGCCGGTCGTGCCGCCAAAGCCGGTCAGGGTGCCGAATACCGCCCCCGAGCCGCCGTTGATCGTCAGATCCTGACTAGCGTCGTTCTCGATATTGCCCGCGATCGTTCCTGAGTTCGTGATCGGGCCGAGGGTGCTGGAAGCGTCGTTGAAAAGCGCGAACGTGTTGCCGGTGATCAGGCCGCTGTTGGTCAACGTGCTGATCGTGCCGCTGGTGTTGAGGATGCCTGTGGTCCCGCTGATGGTGCCGCCGGCATTGTTTGTCAGCGCCGTGATGGTGCCGAAGTTGTTGATGCCGGAGGCACCCCCGCTGATGGTGCCGCCCGCATTGTTTGTGAGCGCGGCAAGGGGGTCGCCGTTGAGGACGCCTATGCCGGTGGCGCTGATCGTGCCGCTGTTAGTCAGCGAACCAATGGTGCCGAAGCTGAGGAAAATCGCGGTGGTGCCCCCGCTGATCGTGCCGCTGCTGTTGTTGGTTATCGCGGCGATACTGCCGCCGTTCATCATGAGGCCGAGTCCTCCCGGGGCGCTGATGGTGCCGCTGTTGGTCAGCGTGCCAAGCGTGCCGCCTGCCGATATCGATATGTCATTCGTGCTGCTGACGCTCCCGGTGTTCGTCACCGTGAAGTTACCCGAGGTCCATCCCGTGCGCCCGACGACCGGCGTGCTGATGATCGTATCGGCCGTTGCTGCTGCTGGCGCCATCGCGGCCAGTGCCGCGGCCACGGCGAGCGTCAAGGCTTTCTGGTTGGACCCAGGATTTGCAGACTTCTTCATGCTTGACATTCCCCGTTCTTGATCGGTCTTTTTTTTCGCGGCGCAGCCGTGTTGGCACGTCGGGAGCTTGCTCGACTTTTTATAGGTGAGCTTGACCGTGCGCAACAGTTTTTATTAAAAAGCACATCTTTTTTGAAAAAGTTGCGCGCCACTCCGACTTCTGTCTGCCTCTGGCGATCAATTGTTAATCGGGCACCGCTAGACGAAAGAGGCGGCAATAGACAAATCCAACCTACTGCTACCGCACCGCATCTCGACTCTACCGAACTGAGCCGGTCGCCATCCCGGCCAACTTGGGATATTCAACTGATCGGGCTGGATCGTCGTCTATTAATGTCTGGTGTCGCAACAAAGCACGCTTTTCATTCCAATGTTCAATTGCTGCTCTCGACAGCAAGTCTCGCTGCCAATCCGGCGAAAACTGACGCAAGCAGATATTGAGGGACCCGCGACTGACGGCGTTGGCTAGCCCACCGCCGGCTAAGTTGACTTGCGGAAAGTATGACAACACCGTTGACGACCAGTCCGATGAGGTTAAGCACCGTTGCGAGCGTCAAGATCTGAACGGCCACTGCTCCATCCTGCGGACGCACAAATTGTGGGAACAGTGCAAGGACGAACAACGCCATCTTCGGATTGAGAAGATTGGTTAGCAGGCCCTGCCTGAAAATCTTTCGAACGGGAAAACGAGCTTCGCTTCCTGCCGGTGTAGTCGGGATTGGGGACGCGCGAAAGGTCTTCCACGCAAGATAGAGCAGGTAGGTCGCGCCAGCGAACCGGACTACATCGTAAGCAATGGGAACAGCGAGAAACAGCTGGGACAGGCCAAACGCTGCCGCCATTGCGTGGCAGTAGGTTCCCGCCTGAATTCCGGCAAGCGATGCAAAGCCGGCAATCCGGGGGAGTGCACCAATTGTTGATAGTCACAATCCTGACACAACTCGCATCGGCTCATGACCACCGTTCGTTCGTGCTAGGATTCGCGATGCCTGACTGACATAACGAAAGCAGGTTTTGCCGCCCCCCGTAGTGAACTGCTAAAGACTCCACTCGAATAATGTACGCAGCTGCCTGGCCTCCTTCGAAAACGCACTGAAAGCCTGTGTCGATGCATTGATTGCATCCGGCTTGGCATTCGTCCCGGATCTGTTCTGAATAACAGCCCGGTGATGTCGCTCGAATCGACTTATCGCATCCAGATTCGTGCGACTGCATTTTCATGAGACCACAACATGCGTATTCTCAATACGATGGCGGCTCACGCCATCCCGCTTGTTCCCCGTTCGCTGATCCGTAAGATTTCCCGCCGCTATATCGCCGGCGAAACGCTTTGCGATGCGCGCATGCGCATCCACTCGCTCCACGCAGCAGGCTTCCGAACAACCGTCGATGTGTTGGGCGAGACCGCGTCGTCGTCCGATCAGGCAGAGTCGATGACTCGCGATTATCTCAATCTCGTCCAGGCGCTCGGCGAGCAAAATGAGCCCACCGAGCTGTCGATAAAATTGACCGCGCTGGGGTTGCATCTCGACGAAGACGCGTGCATGGCGCGAGTCTCGGTGATTCTGCGAGCCGCGGCATTGCACGGAATCAGTGCGTGCATCGACATGGAAGACATCCGTTGCACCCGGAAAACGCTCGACGCGTTCCTGAAGCTCGAAGCCGACGGATATCCAGTCGGGATCGCACTGCAAGCGTATTTGACGCGCACGAACGGTGACATCGTCCCATTGCAGGCACGTAAGAGCCGCATGCGCATCTGCAAGGGAATTTATGCAGAAGCAAACGAGCATCTTGTGGACGGTGCATCGAGGGATCGGGCAGCGATCAACGCGCACTTCGTTCGGCACGTTTCGAGCGCAATACAGGCGGGATCGTTCGTGGGCATTGCAACGCACGACGAACAATTAATCGATGTACTGACCAATTGGCTGCAATGCGAACGGATTGACCGCTCACGTTTCGAGTTTCAGATGTTGCTAGGCGTGTGCGAGCCGCAGCGTGATGCTTTGCTTGCACAAGGATTTGATGTCCGCGTCTATGTGCCGTACGGTCATGACTGGTATGGTTACAGCACCCGGCGAATCAGGGAGAATCCACGAATCGTCGGATATATCCTGGCGGCGATGATACGTAGCGCTTGGGCTCGCTAGCAGTTACAGCAGGCCCCTTGGATCGGGACCGACCTGATCGTTGGTTCCGGCTTGAATGGCTGCTTTCGAGAAATCCGGCCGGCGGCGGTTCGATCTGAGCCGGTCGTCATCCGGCTCAGGTCGGCCAACCCCGGTCGTTCGACACCGGTGCCTGAATCGTCGACAATCACTGCAATTCATTATGACGCTACTGCATTAGGACCACGGACAGTGAGTGATCGATGTTATTCGGTGTGAAATCTGAGTTTGCGATAGAGGCCATGATTGAACCCGGTCTGGTACTCCCATCCGCAGTCTACGGGAGGATGCGGGTGTGGTGCACACACACTCCGATAGGCGATTTCTCCGATCCTCGATGTTCTTTGTATCCGGCATATCTGGGTTTCAAGCAGCTTGCGGCGGCACTTCCGAATCTTTGGCTAAGTGATCTGGACGGCCTAACTGATGAACATCTAATGGATCGTCTGGATGGGTTGCTGTACGGGGCTCGAGGCGATCAAATGCTTGAAGATGACGGTCGGACCGTTGTGGAGTGTGAGCGCGATTGGGAAAAATATGGGATTTTCAATTTCTTGACAAACTGGGGAGAACAGTTCGACCGCGCGGGCAAGTCATTCATTTTTTGCCCGCCGGCAGAACCGGTAA
This genomic stretch from Paraburkholderia caffeinilytica harbors:
- a CDS encoding autotransporter outer membrane beta-barrel domain-containing protein; this translates as MKKSANPGSNQKALTLAVAAALAAMAPAAATADTIISTPVVGRTGWTSGNFTVTNTGSVSSTNDISISAGGTLGTLTNSGTISAPGGLGLMMNGGSIAAITNNSSGTISGGTTAIFLSFGTIGSLTNSGTISATGIGVLNGDPLAALTNNAGGTISGGASGINNFGTITALTNNAGGTISGTTGILNTSGTISTLTNSGLITGNTFALFNDASSTLGPITNSGTIAGNIENDASQDLTINGGSGAVFGTLTGFGGTTGTITNTASNVVFGSGNVLLNDAINVGSNTVSNVGATLAVNAPMTITGNYSQGQAATLLIGVSSGASATGNPTDTGYGRLVVQGNATIASGSSVTLQGTGGGYGFAAGQRFVVVDATGTGTYNAGALKYSITGYTATVTGSTVAASGHTDLVVTIDSAQQNSSSGSSGTGSTNPGSSTGSSGTGTTNPGSSAPSPLTEASLATAPNAAASLHGLLSYTGVTQPQLLNLYNATLAALSQDSGASANRVGQQLSPVKPASTSQAASASTFDVLRIVAAHTNSLRLAQSGGGETGVATGEAAPQWSAWGQVFGGHASQGAQDGVDGYSANYGGLLLGVDKALSERWRAGGVFAYSNTLIDQSGDTAGDSTRVNAYGLIGYASYTHEPWYVNLSAGAVLQRYDTTRVVDFTGFSGVASGRFDGEQYVVRAEAGYPLALRGMTLTPLASLAYSFLHQGSYTESGGNGAALSVGTANTSSVRSGLGFRLERGFATSYGEIVPDIQAQWIHEYDRARVTAAASFAADTTGQTAFTTVGPTPVADLADVSLGVTLLRSNNLTVSARYEVQAAPRFVSQTGILRLRQFF
- a CDS encoding proline dehydrogenase family protein, which produces MRILNTMAAHAIPLVPRSLIRKISRRYIAGETLCDARMRIHSLHAAGFRTTVDVLGETASSSDQAESMTRDYLNLVQALGEQNEPTELSIKLTALGLHLDEDACMARVSVILRAAALHGISACIDMEDIRCTRKTLDAFLKLEADGYPVGIALQAYLTRTNGDIVPLQARKSRMRICKGIYAEANEHLVDGASRDRAAINAHFVRHVSSAIQAGSFVGIATHDEQLIDVLTNWLQCERIDRSRFEFQMLLGVCEPQRDALLAQGFDVRVYVPYGHDWYGYSTRRIRENPRIVGYILAAMIRSAWAR